AGTGTCCTGAGGTAAGACCGAAGGGCGAACTTCGTCATTGCGATCCCGAGCTTTAGCGAGGGAGAAGCAATCTTATTGGGGTTGCTTCGTTGTCACTTCGTTCCTCCTCGCAATGACGGGAGTGGCGGTCTTGCTCAATGAGCGGTTAGTGAGAGCGAGCGTAAGCGAAGCTGGAACTTACGCGAATTAGTCCCGCCAAAGGCGGGGAAAACCGGTAGAGGTACTAAACGGAGGGGTCGCATAGTGGACTAGTGCGGCGGTCTTGAAAACCGCTATCTGCTTTTAGTGGATCGAGAGTTCGAATCTCTCCCCCTCCGCAAACAAAAAATTGACTTTTCTGACATATTTTGGTATTATAATCCCACTTTGCAACTGGCTGGTCCCTGAAAGTGAATGTGGGGATACTCTCAATAGGAGGTAGAGGTGAAAACAGCATTATTTTGGGGCTGGACGGTGTTTTGTGTTGTTGCTACGGTATTGTGTTCGGTGTTTCTCCCTTCTTCGGAGAAAAAGTATAGTGGTAGCAACATAACTTTTTTGACTGATGACAAGCGTCAGTTCACCATCAACGCCGAAAAGGTGGTTATTGAGGCCGCGTCCAATGGCTTTTTTGTGTTCCAAAGAGCAGAAAGTGGAGAGGCTCTCGTTGGAATTCCCACGGAAAAACCTCTTGGGTGGAGTGGGAACACCTACTACAAATTGTCGCCGACCCAGGTTTCCGGGGGAACTTGGATTGTTGAGAAAGGGAGCGGTGTTACACTCCATTTGAGTGGGATGGGAAACGCCACAGTCCAAGAAAGCTTTAAAGAGGGCTCCCAAGCGGAGTTGATTGTGCTTCTTTTGGTGGTAGGTTTGTTAATTTGGTTTTTGGGTCTTTGGGGCTTCTTCGGGGCTTCGTTTAGGTAGTAGGTGAAACAAGCAAGCGAGCCTCTTGCAGGATACATTTCTGCCCGAGGCTCTTCTTTTTTTTCGCGCTATCTTATACAATATACTTATGTCAAAAATAATCGGATTTGGAGGAGAAAATATTGTTTCTAAACTAAATAACGATACCGTTACAAAAATTCCTTTTGGTATCCGCTACTTTATTAACCCCCTAGCCACCACAAACGAAATTATAGCCGACCTTAAAGTTTTGCAAGTTTTTTTTAAAAAATATCTAGCGCCTACAAAAATAGTTCCCCGTAAAAATATATTTGGCATTCAATCGTACACCTTAACGCAAGAATATATCAAAGGCGCGCCGTTGAAAAAGTCCTATTTAGATAACAAGGATGTTAAACAACAATTTTTGGAAATTATGAAAATAAATGAAACTATGTTAAAATCAGAGAACAAATCCTACGAATTTTTCGGCGCGTGGACTCTCACTTTCTCCCACATAGTAAAGAAAATGGCTAACATAATGGTGGAAAGAGAGACAAACAGACTTTATATTATTGATATTGGGGTTTTGTATTTGGGAGAAAACTATCATTCAAAGCTTTTAGGATTTATTTATAAGTGGGCGGGGCGTAAGCAAGAGAAGTTGTTGGAAGGGTTTTGGGGGTCGTTACCCCTATGAAATTATTAACAAAGGAGTCTCCTTTTTCAAAGGAGACTCCTTAGATAGAATTTTTATGTCTAAAATTGGAAAATTTATAAAAATTATCTCGGATATTTTCATAATCGGAGCGATTTTTTTGTTTTTGCGCGCTTTTGGACCAATTATCTATGGAGAGTTATCATATGTAGTAACTAAAGCTTGGAACGCGGGTTGGCAGTTAGATATGGGTGTTGACAAAAATAACAACGCTCTTACGCCCGTAGAAAGCATTGTCGCGCGAAGACCCCTTAGCCTGCGTCCTGTTAATACAACATCCTCCATAGTAATTGAAAAAATTGGGGTGTCCGCCCCGCTGGTTATAAATGTTGATGTTACGGATTCTGGCAAGTATACTGAGGCGTTAAAGTTTGGAGTGGCTCACGCAAAAGGTTCCGCTTTGCCGGGCGCTAACGGCAATACCTTTTTGTTTGCTCATTCGTCCATAAATTTTTGGGAGCTTGGAAAATACGCTACGGTTTTTAATCTTTTAGGTAAACTTGAGGCGGGGGATATTATCGTGCTTTTTTATAAAGAGAACCGATTTGATTATGAAGTAATAGACAAAAGAATTGTTGCGGGGTTTAACACGCTTCCACTTTTAAGGCAAACCACTTCTCCCGTTTTAACTTTGCAAACCTGCGACCCCCCGGGGACCACCTTAAATCGTCTTATTGTCACGGCGAGGATTAGGGAGGAATAAACAAGCTACTCCTAAAGTGGAAGAACTTTTCTAGTTACTAAAAATTCAAAACTCAAATGACAAAATTCAATTCAAGCTCAAAATTCAAAAGGTTTTTAAACATTTAAATTTTGAATTTGATTTGTTATTTGAATTTTGTCATTTGAATTTATCCTTACCTTATCCCCACCGCATACAAGTCCGGTGGAGTATTTTGCTTAAACGATGCCAAAATTATCATCTTGTCTCCCCATGGGGAAGGGAACACTTTAGAGTCTGCCAAACTTCCGTTGGCGGTAAAAATCTCGGTTTTATTGGTGCCGTCTATTCTAATAAGGCTTATTGTGGTGTCTTCTAAAAGCGCCAAATGATAACTGTCTGGGTACCACGCCAAATATTTTAAGGAATTTCTATTTGTTCTGTAAGTGGTATATTGTCTTTTCTCGCCCACAGGGAGGGGGTCTTCCATATTATAAATTTCTATTTCCGTCATTTCTCCGTAATCCTTTAGGTACAAAAACTTTTTCTCGTCGGGACTCCATATTGTGTTTTTATCAAGAGCTATGTTTATGAGTTCCGCGCTAACCTCCTCCTTTTCTAAAAACGCCTTTCTTTTTTTAGCTTTTTCCTGTTCCCATTTTTCAAATATAGTTTGGGGGTCTTTTATTTCTGTTGGGGTTTTAACTTGGTTTTGCAGGTCTATTAGGTAAAATCCTTCTTCGTTAAGCTGTATAAGCATTTCGCTATCATCGGGAGACCACCAAATATTTTCGGCGCTTGAATAAATGTGGTTTTCGTCGTCTGCGGCTACCAAATTTGGATTGGTTCTAAAAAGGTTTAGAGTGGTTCCCGAAAGAGGCAAAACCCAAATACCTTTTTTTTCGGTATTTATTGGGACATAAGCTAGTTTATCCAAGCTTGACGATAGCGAAAAAACGCTAACCCCGGTATTTGTTAACGGTTCTATTCTGGGGCTTTGTGATATAAGAATGGCGGTAATGTCCGTTACCAGTTCCGGAAAAATTTCAATCTCCTTTTCCCACACTTCAAACCCCTCCTTTTCCACTTTTATTTCGTACATTCCGGGAGTTAGCGAAGGGATAGTATCGTTTGTAGCGGTGGTTGTTTTTCCGTTTAAATAAACTTTAGCTCCTTCGGGAATGGAACGAATAGCGAGCATTCCCGTTTTTTGCAAAACTTTATTTTTGGTATTAAACCGCCAGCCTTCTGAATAAAAGACTACCCCCGCAGTTATAAGGGAGAGTATAAACATTGTTAAAAAAACGGTTACCAGTGGTTTAATTTTCATTGCTATTGTATATGATACCACATTTTGGTATTTAGTATTTTGACTCTTTAACTTCGGGGGTGGAACTTTCCAACCTCGGGGGTTGGCTAATTATGACAAAAGGACGGAATAGTTTCCTAAAATATAATCTATAAGATTATCTGCTATAATAAGGTAATGTTTTCAAAGAAAATCGCTGTGGATTTGGGTACTGCTAATAGCCTTGTGTATGTAAGCGGAAAAGGCGTTATTATAAACGAACCTACTGTTGTTGCCGTTTCGGTAGGTACTAACGAGGTTATAGCAATCGGCGCTGACGCAAAAGAAATGATAGGCAGAACCCCAGAAGGAATTGTACCTTTTAGACCTCTTAAAGACGGCGTAATTGCCGATTACACCGTTACGGAGGCGATGCTGAAATACTTTTTAAATAAGTCTTTGGGCAGAATTAGATTTTTAGGTCCCACTGTTTTGATTGCCGTTCCCGCCGGGGTTTCGTCAGTAGAATCCCGCGCGGTAATTGAGTCCGCTATTGGCGCGGGGGCGAAAAACGCTTATTTAATGCCCGAACCTTTGGCGGCAAGTAT
This portion of the Patescibacteria group bacterium genome encodes:
- a CDS encoding sortase; its protein translation is MSKIGKFIKIISDIFIIGAIFLFLRAFGPIIYGELSYVVTKAWNAGWQLDMGVDKNNNALTPVESIVARRPLSLRPVNTTSSIVIEKIGVSAPLVINVDVTDSGKYTEALKFGVAHAKGSALPGANGNTFLFAHSSINFWELGKYATVFNLLGKLEAGDIIVLFYKENRFDYEVIDKRIVAGFNTLPLLRQTTSPVLTLQTCDPPGTTLNRLIVTARIREE
- a CDS encoding PEGA domain-containing protein produces the protein MKIKPLVTVFLTMFILSLITAGVVFYSEGWRFNTKNKVLQKTGMLAIRSIPEGAKVYLNGKTTTATNDTIPSLTPGMYEIKVEKEGFEVWEKEIEIFPELVTDITAILISQSPRIEPLTNTGVSVFSLSSSLDKLAYVPINTEKKGIWVLPLSGTTLNLFRTNPNLVAADDENHIYSSAENIWWSPDDSEMLIQLNEEGFYLIDLQNQVKTPTEIKDPQTIFEKWEQEKAKKRKAFLEKEEVSAELINIALDKNTIWSPDEKKFLYLKDYGEMTEIEIYNMEDPLPVGEKRQYTTYRTNRNSLKYLAWYPDSYHLALLEDTTISLIRIDGTNKTEIFTANGSLADSKVFPSPWGDKMIILASFKQNTPPDLYAVGIR